A segment of the Candidatus Methylomirabilota bacterium genome:
TCTCCTACCTCGTGCTGGTGAACCTGGCGGTCGGGATCTTCAATCTCGTCCCCGGCTTTCCGCTCGACGGGGGGCGGATCCTGCGCGCCGCCCTCTGGAAGTGGAAGGGCACATTGGGTCGTGCCACCTACATGGCCAGCCGGGTCGGGGTGGCCTTCGCGTTCGGCCTCATGGCGCTGGGGTTCCTCGAGATCTTCAGCGGGTCGTTCATCGGCGGCTTCTGGTTCATCCTCATCGGCATGTTCCTCCGGGGCGCCGCGGACGCGAGCTATTCGCAGATGGCCCTGCGAGAGGCGCTGGCCCACCTCCCGGTGCGGGACATCATGACGCGCGAGGTCGTCACGGTGCCGGTGCAGGCGACCGTCGCGCAGCTCGCGGAGGCCTTCTGGTCCCACCACGTCACGAGCTTTCCGGTCGTGGACGGCGGCGTGGTGCGTGGGATCGCGAGCGTGCAACAGGTCCACGGGGTGCCCGCGGAGCAGCGTACGGAGCGGCGGGTGAGCGAGATCATGCGCCCGGTGAGCGACGACCTGATCGTCGGACCGAACGATTCCGTCTTCGACGCGCTGGGCAAGGCGTCGCGGAACCAGGTCGGGCGGCTGGCCGTGCTCGAGGGCTCACGGCTCGTGGGATACCTCTCGCTCAAGGACATCACGCACGTCCTGGCCCTCCGCGGCTTGCCGGATGGTGCTCGCCCCGGCGCCAGCGGGGCGGGCCGGCGCGCGCCCTGACCCCGGCGAGCCCCTCCATCGCGTCGGCCGATCACGCCATGCCGAGAACGAAGATCGTGTGCACGATCGGACCCGCGTCGCGGTCTCCCGAGACCCTGGAGCGGCTGATCCGGGCCGGCATGGACGTCGCTCGGTTGAACTTCTCTCATGGCACGGCGGCCGAGCACCTCGAGGTCATCACGGCGGTTCGGCGCATCGCCGAGCGCATGGCTCGACCGATCGCCATCCTGCAGGATCTCGCCGGGCTGAAGATCCGGATCGGCGAGGTGGCATCGGGGGCGGTCACACTGGAAACCGGCGCGCCGTTCACCTTGACCACGCGGCAGGTGCTCGGCTCCGCGCAGGAGGTCTCCGTCGCCTATGCGCGCCTCACCGAGGATCTGCAGCCCGGCGACTCCGTGCTCCTGAGCGACGGCGACCTGGAGCTGGAGGTCATCGCCATCGCGGGGGAGGACGTCCAGTGCCGCGTGATCACGGGCGGCCCGCTCGCGTCCCGCAAGGGCGTCCACCTCCCGGCTCGCTCGGTCACCGCGCCGGCCTTCACCGACAAGGACCGCGAGGACCTGGCCTTCGGCCTCCGCTACGGCGTCGACTACGTGGCCCTGTCGACCGTCCGGACCGCCGCGGAGATCCTCGAGGCGCGGGGAATGATCCAGGATCACGGCAGCAGCGTCCCCCTGATCGCCAAGATCGAGACCGCGGAGGCCCTGACCCATATCGACGAGATCGTCGACGGCGCGGACGGCGTCATGGTGGCCCGGGGCGATCTCGGCGTGGCCATCCCGCTGGCGACGGTGCCCCGCCTGCAGAAGATGCTGATCGGGAAGGCGAATCGCGCGGGCAAGCCGGTCATCACCGCCACTCACATGCTGTGCTCGATGCAAGAGCACCCGAGGCCGACGCGGGCCGAGGCGACGGATGTGGCGAATGCCGTGCTCGATGGCACGGACGCGGTGATGCTCTCGGAAGAGACCGCGATCGGCCGATTCCCGGTCGAGGCGGTGGCGATGATGGCGGCGATCGCCGCCGACGCCGAGCTGAGCTTTCCCTTCGACGCCTGGCTCGGTCGGTTCGAGACCGGCGGGCCGCTACCCGACGCGGTCGCGCGGGCGGCCTGCGTCATGGCCGACGAGATCGATGCCGCGGCGATCGTCACGTGCACCCAGTCGGGTGGTACCGCCCGCCGGGTCGCCCAGTACCGGCCGCGGGCGCCGATCCTCGCGCCCACGCCGCATGCCGAGATCTACCGCCGGCTGGCGCTCGTCTGGGGCGTCGCGCCGCTGCTGAACCGGGGCCAGGCGACGACGGACGAGCTGATCAACGGAGCCCTCGGCGCCGCGCTGGCGGCGGGGCGCGTGCAACATGGGGACACCGTGGTCGTCACCGCCGGCGTCCCGGTGGGCCGCCCCGGAATGACGAACCTGATCAAGGTGGAGACCGTGTGACCTGCCCGAATGACTTCCGACATCGAGGCGGCGTTCCCGGTGCAGCCGCTCACGACCCGATCGGCGGGCGATCGCCGGATGAAGTGACGCGACGCCTCACGCGTCGCCGGGGACGTATCCAAAGCGGCGGACGAACTCCGGCTCGGTCATCCTGGCGGCCCGGGCGAGGGCCTCTCGCCGCTCGGACTGCTCGAAGTCCTCGCGCTTGAGGCGGATCATGTAGGCGTGGAGGGTGCGGTACGCCTCCGAGTGGATATCCGCGTAGCGAACGCGGATCTTGCCGGTCGCTGGATCGAGCAGATCCCGGAACGGAATCGGAACGAGCCGGCCGCCCTGAATGGTGGCCACCGCTTCGCTGCCGCCGTCGAGCAGGAAGCACGTCGCCCAGTAGCCGAGGCTCCGACAGTACTGGGTATCGAACCCACCCGGCGGGGCACAGCGGAGCTCGTAACCGAGATCCTTG
Coding sequences within it:
- the pyk gene encoding pyruvate kinase, which codes for MPRTKIVCTIGPASRSPETLERLIRAGMDVARLNFSHGTAAEHLEVITAVRRIAERMARPIAILQDLAGLKIRIGEVASGAVTLETGAPFTLTTRQVLGSAQEVSVAYARLTEDLQPGDSVLLSDGDLELEVIAIAGEDVQCRVITGGPLASRKGVHLPARSVTAPAFTDKDREDLAFGLRYGVDYVALSTVRTAAEILEARGMIQDHGSSVPLIAKIETAEALTHIDEIVDGADGVMVARGDLGVAIPLATVPRLQKMLIGKANRAGKPVITATHMLCSMQEHPRPTRAEATDVANAVLDGTDAVMLSEETAIGRFPVEAVAMMAAIAADAELSFPFDAWLGRFETGGPLPDAVARAACVMADEIDAAAIVTCTQSGGTARRVAQYRPRAPILAPTPHAEIYRRLALVWGVAPLLNRGQATTDELINGALGAALAAGRVQHGDTVVVTAGVPVGRPGMTNLIKVETV
- a CDS encoding site-2 protease family protein — its product is MGGTVRVLTIRGIPINIHVSWLVIYGLITWTLAVGYFPHALPNLPATTYWANGLLAALLLFVSVLLHELSHSFVAIAHGLSVRGITLHVFGGVSHLEDEPPTPRAEFLIAVVGPITSFAIAAVLWAINASGLVPPGSAQAVVSYLVLVNLAVGIFNLVPGFPLDGGRILRAALWKWKGTLGRATYMASRVGVAFAFGLMALGFLEIFSGSFIGGFWFILIGMFLRGAADASYSQMALREALAHLPVRDIMTREVVTVPVQATVAQLAEAFWSHHVTSFPVVDGGVVRGIASVQQVHGVPAEQRTERRVSEIMRPVSDDLIVGPNDSVFDALGKASRNQVGRLAVLEGSRLVGYLSLKDITHVLALRGLPDGARPGASGAGRRAP